From the Raphanus sativus cultivar WK10039 unplaced genomic scaffold, ASM80110v3 Scaffold1742, whole genome shotgun sequence genome, one window contains:
- the LOC108861452 gene encoding uncharacterized protein LOC108861452 yields MDIGEIIGEVAAPVSIPTKSAIYVWGYNQSGQTGRRGQESLLRIPKQLPPELFGCPAAGANSRWLDISCGREHTAAVASDGSLFTWGANEYGQLGDGTEVGRKNPKKVKHLQSEFVKFVSCGAFCTAAIAEARENDGTLSKSRLWVWGQNQGSNLPRLFSGAFPANTAIRQVSCGTAHVVALSEDGLLQAWGYNEQGQLGRGVTCEGLQAPRVITAYAKFLDEAPELVKITQVSCGEYHTAAVSDTGEVYTWGLGSMGQLGHVSLQSGDKELIPRRVAGLDGVSMKEVACGGVHTCALSVEGALYAWGGGQAGQLGLGPQSGFLFSISNGSEMLLRNVPVLVIPTDVRLVACGHSHTLVYMREGRICGWGYNSYGQAANEKSSYAWYPSPVDWCVGQVRKLAAGGGHSAVLTDAFSLKELCEFQLADSVNLSNASKIQDVAFRMGSEALARLCERLREQLLDGDFTDGEEVY; encoded by the exons atggatattGGAGAAATCATTGGGGAAGTTGCTGCTCCTGTGAGTATCCCAACGAAGAGCGCCATATACGTTTGGGGATACAACCAAAGCGGACAAACCGGTAGGAGAGGACAAGAGAGTCTTTTGCGTATCCCAAAACAGCTTCCTCCTGAGCTCTTTGGTTGCCCTGCTGCTGGTGCCAATTCCCGTTGGCTAGACATCTCCTGTGGCCGGGAACATACGGCCGCTGTTGCATCAGATGGATCTCTCTTCACTTGGG GTGCCAATGAATATGGTCAGCTTGGGGATGGAACCGAGGTTGGGAGGAAGAATCCAAAGAAAGTGAAGCATCTGCAGTCAGAGTTTGTGAAATTTGTGTCTTGTGGAGCTTTCTGCACTGCAGCTATTGCCGAAGCTCGTGAAAATGACGGTACTCTTTCCAAGAGTAGACTCTGGGTTTGGGGACAAAACCAG GGATCAAATCTGCCACGCTTATTTTCAGGGGCATTTCCTGCTAACACG GCGATTCGCCAAGTTTCATGTGGGACAGCTCATGTTGTGGCTTTATCAGAGGATGGCCTTCTTCAAGCTTGGG gCTATAATGAGCAAGGTCAGCTTGGTAGAGGAGTCACTTGTGAAGGACTACAAGCACCTCGTGTGATAACTGCTTATGCCAAGTTCCTTGACGAAGCACCCGAGCTTGTGAAGATTACGCAAGTTTCATGTGGAGAATACCATACTGCTGCTGTCTCTGATACGGGCGAGGT TTACACTTGGGGACTAGGAAGCATGGGCCAACTCGGCCATGTTTCTCTTCAGTCCGGGGACAAGGAGTTAATACCGAGGCGAGTCGCTGGTCTGGATGGTGTGTCCATGAAAGAAGTCGCTTGTGGCGGTGTGCACACTTGTGCTTTATCTGTGGAAGGAGCGCTTTATGCTTGGGGTGGTGGCCAAGCAGGACAGCTAGGCCTTGGTCCTCAATCTGGTTTCTTGTTTTCTATCTCTAATGGAAGCGAAATGCTTCTACGCAATGTTCCGGTTTTGGTCATCCCTACCGATGTCCGGCTTGTCGCTTGTGGACATTCACACACTCTGGTTTATATGAGAGAGGGACGGATCTGTGGTTGGGGATACAATAGCTATGGTCAAGCAGCAAATGAGAAATCATCCTATGCTTGGTACCCATCGCCTGTTGACTG GTGTGTAGGACAAGTGAGGAAGCTAGCAGCAGGAGGTGGTCACTCAGCTGTTTTAACCGATGCATTCTCGTTGAAGGAGCTATGTGAGTTTCAGTTAGCAGATAGTGTGAACCTCTCAAATGCTTCAAAGATTCAAGATGTTGCATTCAGAATGGGTTCCGAAGCCTTAGCCCGCCTCTGTGAAAGACTCAG GGAGCAGTTACTTGATGGAGACTTTACTGATGGGGAAGAAGTATATTAA